The following proteins come from a genomic window of Henningerozyma blattae CBS 6284 chromosome 4, complete genome:
- the PGA1 gene encoding Pga1p (similar to Saccharomyces cerevisiae PGA1 (YNL158W); ancestral locus Anc_2.111) yields MNPLITNLNFILFYILLFLTLSLVIVNANTEALLIKVPSLNELAKSNTLLTINPNSKISLNNTNSVIENINILNPNFETYLPRNKTFANYTHIVQLSDLIPGNSYFIKVCWTAADAVNLLLQELDQGQIMISLDNKYMYRSPGSLEPRRQIPINITVSEVILGIPLDLLPLISYIIIVVILTLVTNHLFPFKSYLESL; encoded by the coding sequence ATGAACCCATTAATAACTAATTTgaactttattttattctatatattattattcttaacGTTAAGTTTAGTTATAGTTAATGCGAATACCGAAGCCTTATTAATCAAAGTGCCATCGCTTAATGAACTTGCCAAAAGTAATACCCTACTAACTATTAATCCTAATTCCAAGATATCTCTAAATAATACGAATAGTGTTATAGAAAACATCAACATTCTCAATCCTAACTTCGAGACTTATTTACCCAGAAATAAAACATTTGCCAATTATACACATATTGTACAGCTTTCTGATCTTATCCCAGGAAATTCTTACTTTATTAAAGTTTGTTGGACTGCAGCTGATGCAGTGAATCTTTTATTACAAGAATTAGATCAAGGCCAGATAATGATTTcattagataataaatatatgtatagATCACCAGGAAGTTTAGAGCCAAGAAGGCAAATACCAATCAATATAACAGTGTCTGAAGTGATTTTGGGGATACCTTTAGATCTACTTCCATTGATCAGTTACATTATAATAGTAGTTATACTAACTTTAGTTACAAATCATTTATTTCCGTTTAAAAGCTATCTAGAGAGCTTATAA
- the MLO1 gene encoding Mlo1p (similar to Saccharomyces cerevisiae YMR252C; ancestral locus Anc_8.803) has product MIFKNSSVLHACITHSSIRPITTQIYLQSHLQILRTNHKLSSTSKQECIQYKKWFQLSFSERELFAKRFISNYAVQYPGSNTLGSLEFLYNQNYHIYKTEGQHSSSQRSSLPNSSRQPLNVDDPCIFGVFYNDIHRINSLLDTTESTSRFQDRSFRDLLVKM; this is encoded by the coding sequence atgatatttaaaaattcttctgTGCTTCATGCCTGTATTACCCATTCTAGCATAAGACCAATTACAACACAAATCTATTTACAGTCACATTTGCAAATACTTAGAACTAATCATAAGCTATCAAGCACTTCAAAACAGGAGTGTATTCAATACAAGAAATGGTTCCAGCTTTCATTTTCAGAACGTGAATTGTTTGCGAAGCGATTTATCTCCAATTATGCAGTTCAGTATCCTGGTTCCAACACATTGGGATCCTTAGAATTCCTATACAACCAAAACtatcatatatataaaactgAAGGGCAGCATTCCTCTAGTCAAAGATCTAGTCTACCGAATTCCTCTAGACAGCCTTTGAACGTTGACGATCCTTGCATATTTGGTGTCTTCTACAATGACATTCATAGGATCAACAGTCTTCTAGACACTACTGAGTCTACCTCAAGATTTCAAGATCGATCATTCAGAGATTTATTAGTAAAAATGTGA